GCTTCGTCCGGCCGGCGTTCAACCTCGTCATCTCCAACGTCCCCGGCCCCGCGGACACCCTCTACTGGAACGGCGCCCGCCTGGACGGCCTCTACCCGCTGTCGATCCCGCTGGAGGGCCAGGCGCTGAACATCACGGTGACCAGCTACGCCGGGCGGATGCAGTTCGGCCTCACCGGCTGCCGCCGCACCCTGCCGCACATGCAACGCCTCCTGCACGGGCTGGACGAGTCGCTGGCCGCGCTCGAGAAGGCGTTCGCCTAGTGCCCCGCGCCGGAGGCTCGCTCACACCCTGCCGGGCCCACCCGGCGGCCGGCGGCGTTCTCGGCCGCCCGCGTAGCGCTGCAACGCGGGCGACCTGCGGCCTGGCCGGCCACCGGCTGGACCTCGGCAGGCCGCAACCACCCTCCGGCGCGGGGCACTAATGCCGCGCAGGGCGAGGCTGGTCGACGCGGTGCGCCGCCGCGCGTCGGCGGAGGCGACGGCGCTGGCGGACGTCGACGCGATCGTGGCGTTCGACGGGGGAGCGGACGCGCGGTGCGCGGTCGAGCTGCGGCACGGCGCCGTGACCGTGACCGACTGGGCGGAGGCGCCGACGACGCTCATCAGCGCCGACGCCGCGACGCTGCTCGATGTCGTGGAGGGGCGCACGAGCGGCATCGAGGCGTTCCTCGACGGGCGGCTGCGGGTCGACGGCGACCTGTCGCTGTCGCTGCGGCTGGACGGGCTGTTCGGCGGCGAGGCGGCCGACGCCCGCCCGGTGCGGTTCCCGCGCGCGGCGATGGTGCCGGCCGGGCGGATCCGCACGTTCCACCTCGAGGCGGGGCCGCCGGACGCGCTGCCGGTCGTGCTGCTGCACGGCCTCGGCGCCACCAACGCCTCCATGCTGCCGACGCTGTGGGACCTCGCCCGCGACCACCACGTGCTCGCGCCGGACCTGCCCGGGCACGGCGCGTCGGCGGCGCCGTGGGGCGCCTACGACGCGCGGTTCTTCGCCGCCTGGCTGGCCGACTACCTCGACGCGGTCGGCGTCGACCGGGCCGTCCTCGTCGGCAACAGCCTCGGCGGCCGCGTCTCGCTGGAGATCGCGCTGCTGGAGCCGGAGCGGGTGCGCGGGCTGGTGCTGCTCGCGCCGGCGGTGGCGTTCCGGCGGCTGCGGCAGTTCGTGCCCGCGGTGCGGCTGGCCCGGCCGGAGCTGGCCGCGCTGCCGCTGCCGATGACGCGCGGCATGGCGCGGCTGACGTTGCGGCGGATGTTCAGCCAGCCG
This genomic interval from Mycobacteriales bacterium contains the following:
- a CDS encoding alpha/beta fold hydrolase, giving the protein MPRRARLVDAVRRRASAEATALADVDAIVAFDGGADARCAVELRHGAVTVTDWAEAPTTLISADAATLLDVVEGRTSGIEAFLDGRLRVDGDLSLSLRLDGLFGGEAADARPVRFPRAAMVPAGRIRTFHLEAGPPDALPVVLLHGLGATNASMLPTLWDLARDHHVLAPDLPGHGASAAPWGAYDARFFAAWLADYLDAVGVDRAVLVGNSLGGRVSLEIALLEPERVRGLVLLAPAVAFRRLRQFVPAVRLARPELAALPLPMTRGMARLTLRRMFSQPSRLTSQSYDAAAGEFVRVYKRPGYRVAFFSSLRQIYLDDAFGDAGFWRRLPDLKPPALFLWGARDRLVPAGFARHVAAAVPDATSIVLDDCGHVPQFELPDRTHEEVRRFLATLT